The window CAATCgctcagagagagagaggaggaaggaaggaaggaagggaggaGGAAGTTTAACGGGTCATGGCGAGGAAAGGCAAAAACGAAGAGGTCGGCGGTGTCATTTTCAGGAAGTCCCTTGTGAAAAAGCACAGTGTGGTTGTCGTGAGAGATTGTGTCGCTAAGTAGAACAGAAGCTTGGTGTTGAACAAGAAAGAGAGTGAAAACAAGTAAGTTGTGACGTGTCGTATTGTACCTTCAAGTCAATACCATCACCCGACGAGAGGTTTGTCTTTATGATTCCACACTAGACAGCTCATCATTTTGGCCTTTGCTGTAACATTAGGTTTCAAAAAACACGCAGCAAGCGGGTGTTATGGTCCAGCCTGCTGCCGCCAACTAGTCGGGCTTTTGCGCCCTCTGCCGGTGGCTGCCTGGTATTGCATCCATTCATGCTGAACGTCTTGCTTCACACGTTTAATAAAACTTCAACATTTTACAAACTTGTTTCAAGCTGAAAATGTTATTGATATTCACCATATGGAccaaatttattgtttttattggatATTTTGTCATCTTTTGGTTTATGAATGATGCAAGTAAATGTCTACAAAAATTCATGGATACCAAAAATAATGATTAAAGATGTAAAAATCATTTTGCTTAAAGAGTCTTCGCATACTATATTACGTCTGTTAGCCATTACAGAAGCTAAATGGTATTCCTTTAGATGAGGGGGGGTGGTCTGGTATGTTTGTTCATCGCTGTCAAACCGCTAGTCATCTTTTTCAAAGATTCATCTGACCAAAACCGAAATGTGAAACCTCCATTTTCGTtagtacggtcgtccctcgccacaatTTTGCGACTTCATTGTATCCTTTCTTGATTTgtctaaataaatatattgatgaataaatcattgtttcgtggttgactacaaaAAGACGCATATTTAAGCGTTCCATCAGTgttccatcgcggttcacctttcacggactcGCTGTTTTGTCCGGCGCCATTACGCGATAAATGAATCCGgtttgaggaggaggagtactgcagcaactTGTTttaaaaacgctacagtacagcccgatggcgccaggacgaagaggcacgggcacgggagtgaaatacacgcgggtcacttcataatttcttgtgtccgacctgttggttgatcattaaaattcaaaggaaggtttgaactttgagagtttaaaatgtgaaaaatgttcatgcctgtctgagaaaagtgtatcaagtgttcagtgagggcttttacagccttaaaacattggAAACAAAGAAAGTTGGCTTATTGCGggccattttgggaacctatcccccgcgataaatgagggaacactatttttggcctaaaggAACTcctacaaatagaaggcattcagaagatgcatttagACGTGATGCTAtgcagtactctacactggtcaccgggtggcagtaatgttacattgatgaggctGCAGGAAGTACGGTACCGAAACCagacataaaaaacaacaacaagggacTCTCCCAACGCtgacatgtgagtctatgttattcTCTTATATTGGGTTGCCTTGGAGAGTAAATGTGActgtgggggtgttatttcatgtctagagggctctaataatgttaataaaacttatttaacaggttttctatgctgtcactaccaaaatattcaatttccgAATAAGCTATTGtatttcatggaaattcacttatcaccgaTCTGGAAGCGATTAAgtgcgatgaacgagggattcctttcatccgttccaaaaggcaaaatgtgaaacttcacttttgttaaaaagtCAAGACAAAAAGCGAACCATAGAAAATCATGTCAATgaaattaatccgttccagacacccaaaaatattgacaacaaatacattttgtacttaTACTGTTTGGTACTGTAGCACTGACCCGTACAGATCCACCACGCTTACGCCACTCGTGTACTTTGCTGcgagtgtttttcaccttctttaccaacgtgctggcacttgcaactgtctttggccccatggcggttATTTAGTAGTCGCACTCAAGAAAGGAATGCACAGAGACTGACTCACTCACGCCTCGGATGTTTGGCCGCTTGATTTTGCGAAATGACACACGAGCAAGCGGACGAGCGCAGTGTTCAAGACCTGAGagggcgtacgaaaaccgaggtttcactggaGTTTTATCATgatttatgctgtttttcaaCGTCCCAAAATGTGTAACTGCAGTCTTTTCGTGGGACAGTGCCGATAGCTAAAAGATTAGCTTGGTTCAGTTTCACATCGGTGACAAAATGCGCCCGTCTTTTTTGAAAGTAATGACATTTCCAAACCGTAGGGGAGCCCTTGAGTTTCATGGTGTGTTATTCCTTGGGGCTGGGGTGTCCCAACTGCAGCCTGGGGGTGGAGTTTGCTTTTTGCACAAtatggaaattaaataaaagcaaaataataaaagaaaaaaggcacaaagtAAAGATacgaagctgaaatgttgatatcaGTAACTTACAACACAAATTTGCTTTTTTGTTGgccttttttagccttttttacaaaataaaaaatatgtttaaaaaaatgtgtttgagaatatgtttggacacccctgcctttgACGAGCCATTTCGGAAAAGAGCCTCGCTTGGCTTTTCATCTCtaaagcaaactttttttctttgtttgaaaTGTGTCCAGAACACTTTTATTCCTGAAATGTTTCCTATCCAATCCCCCTCCGACACCCTCCCTGCCCCCcccatttcatttaatttctgtTGCATAATAGAAAAGTTGTGTACATAGAAAGTGTTTTTGTATAAATGAGTACTATTTTCAACATGTTCACTAGCAAGCAGGGCACAATGTAAAGTGTAAACACAAGTTATTGTCATGAAACACAAGAGGACTTCATGGGGAAAAGAAACGTCCAAAAATAGAGAATTCTACACAAATGGCTTTATCTTGATTTAGTGAAATATGTCAGAGTGGACCACAAATAAAACTCACTTTCTTCTTTTACAGGACATTTTGCTTGCATTGTCTcctttgttgactttttttctgctttgttTTTTCCTACGTGGTCACCAGTTGAGGACAGaagcgtttgcatgttctgatGTTGGTGCAAAAGAGAGGCTTCATGAAAAaacgttttaaaaatgaaaaagcttGTTCCTTCATCCAAATTTGACGGGCAAACATTTGCTCCGGTTTGCAACTGCTTGCGTTGAACTcgacattttcttttttctatgaaaataaagggaaaaaatttattaaaaaaaaaaagtactcgACACCTTGTGCAATAAAGCTATCTTTTTATCAACTGTGATGacattgttccttttttaaacGGTGCAGGTTGTTAGCAAGGAGCTTTTATGCTATTGATTAGCAGCTACATGGCTGTACGTTTATATTTCATCAAGTTTCTTTCCATGGATACTTTCGCTTGGGAATTTTAGAAATATTCACTTTCAATCATCATTTATGACGATTGACTGGAAATGACGTCGACTGAAAACtcatacatgaaaatataaaatgaatattgTAAGCAGAAGTGTATGGACACaactttttatgactttttttaacctccttgTGAATTCACTGAACAACGTGATTGTGTAGGTCAGCAGCGCAGCTCAtttgaaaaatatcatttaactggaaaaaaaatgcaacccttgaaaaatggaaaattggcagtaattttacaagaaagtcaaaatattaagaggaagaaagttatcaagaaaaagtcataattttatcatgtaatattacaacgcaaaaaaaacatcatctttgcagcataaagttgaaatattaaagatgttattttgtttaaattggaatattatcagaaacaaacaaaacaacaaagttgtaaccTTTCAAAAATGAGGTTGCAGACAAAGTTGTTACAAGcataaatgttacaagaataaagtccagatattctgggaataaagtcagaattacaagaataaagttggagttggaaaattagttttaaCAAACCCAGCAgaactgaaaaaaacagctttcattttGCGAGAATACCATCAAAATaaggaaaaagtcacattttatagaagaaaaaagttgccattttacaaaaataaacttgtaatactatgaaaaaataattattatcatagagttgaaatattaaagacatttttaaagtcgcaatattaggagaaacaaactaaataaaataaagttacgatttttggaaaatgatgtgggagaaaacattctaatattatgggaataaagtcataatgttcccAAAAGAAAGTCTGATtcaacaagaaagttgaaatatttggaaaaaaaaaaaacaacagcaaaaatgtgaaaaaagagcaaagagtgaagttgctgCTGAcgggctttttctttgtctttcgccttccaaaacagcaaagtggcaaagttgcatcctgtcatttttcagcatgtggcccgcgctggaaaaggtttggacacccctagtgtaGGTGCAGgattgcatcatcatcatcatcatctcatgTTTGTCAGGGAGGCTTTTGGCTCACATTGGACTTTTACGGTGGGTGTCATGATTGTTGGTATCGTCCAgttcctaggttcccaaagtggggtgcgccaattgtcattgggggCACGTGAATAAAAACGAAAAACAACTAGCGTGAACTCTTACAATTACGAGCGCACCCGAACGTCTCATAGCACACAAAAGAAGGCAGGAAGGAGACGCGGCATGACGTTGTTCTTTGAATAAGTCAGTCATGTGATGATGATGTCGTGCGTTCACCTTGAAGTCGGGGTTCCGTACGTGAGTGTCAGGATTCCCCTTTATCGCTGCGTGTGTTTTTCTACCTTGGATGCTGCTTTATcgtgtttgttcaactttccctttcaaatgaatatgcagatttaagccATCGCGACTGCAAGTGGACGAAAGTGAACTCACGTTCAACATCCGGTTGAAATAAAAGCTCTAAATAAAAGCAATACTTCGATACTTTATTCGTCTCCAAGAGAAATCGACATGtgatctatttatcagtgctcgtgGAAAACCTTTATCAACACGTTTTTCAACCAGATTGACTTGCTATGAAAGAATGAACCAATGAAGcatgtttaatatttatttcaagTGAATGAAAGTTAAACATAGATTATGTTGTTTTAAgtgtgcggggggggggggggggggggtgttacaaatgtctgaagggctaCGCCACTGTAGAACCACTGGTCTGGTTTaaagatttattttattattattatttttgtaacctCCCTCAAAATTCCTATAAATTCCAGTTAATTCCTAATGTAGGCTTCCAAATGAAACTTCCTGGAATGTtgctaattgtgttttttttaattgtggtgGAGTTCCCTTCATCAGCCAACAGGTGGCGACATCCCTCCTACCAAGGCATGGGTTGGCTTTTACACATCAACGGCATAAATTATCATTTTTGCTCATTATTTGGACATGTTCTTCAACTTTTTCCAGCATTTTCCAGGCCCCAAAAGGTGTCAAAGGGCACCAAAAGGCATTGGTATACTGTCAAGCAGTAAAAGGCAACTAAAGCAGGACTTGTCACTGATCTTATCACTTTAGTCAGATAAATTGGGCTTGTTTCTACAGTTTCCTGCGTCTGCTGATGCTGAGATGGTTGACGTTTGTGTAACTGAGGCTCGCCCAGCCTGAGAATAAAATGATGCACCCAAACCAAACAGAAAAACTGCCGTCGTGTTATTTATGTGCACCGCAGGGCATGAGCTTGCTGTAATACCCCGAGCATACCGCTAGAGGGAGACGTACTGCAAGAGAAATCCACCCACAAAGCAGACTGCCAGACATTTATTACTTGTATTACAACCGTTACGTCATTTGTTCGTGAAACATGATTCATTTTGAATGGTAATTTTGCCAAAGCCACAGATCATAAATGAATGAGATCATATGATTTCATATCACGATGCTAAGCTTGAATATGGTAGCGAGCATGAAAGGGTCCATCCGTGGTTCCGTGCATCCCAACAAGTCCTCGTCCGTGCGTCTACTTGCCGTTCTTTTGCTTCTTCTGCTGGAACTTCCTGAAGTGGGTCTGGATGGTGGCGGCGGCTTTCACCTCCACGGGGCTCAAGGGGGGTAAGGTGGGCTCCGTGCTGCACGTGCCGTTACTGGCGTTGGAGTCTGTTGGACACACGAGACAGGGCTAGACCTCGGACTAGTTTACACGTCAACCACAGGTGGCTTTTACTTACACTTTCTGTACACGCCCATGCTGTTCCTTCTGTAGCCATCGAACTgcaacagaaaagacaaaataaaagtagaCAGGTCACGTTCTTAAAATGCTTTTCTGTGATTCCATATCAGGATAGTAGCACGGGAAGCtgcaaaaaacaagctgcaatgAACGCATCAATCAAACCAGAAAGGACAGTTTActtttacagtgttccctcatttatcgctggggattggttcccaaaatagcttgcaataagtgaaatccgcaaagtagtatatgttttaaggcagtAAAAGGCCTCGccatacacttcatacacttttctcagacaggcattaacattttctcacatgtcTCGCTTGCTTCAACTCTCAAAGTTCACTTTTCCTTTGAATTTGAATGCTAG is drawn from Dunckerocampus dactyliophorus isolate RoL2022-P2 chromosome 12, RoL_Ddac_1.1, whole genome shotgun sequence and contains these coding sequences:
- the LOC129190726 gene encoding uncharacterized protein LOC129190726 — translated: MLITMLTAMYVMVRVVESIGVRLAGQKEPLPYMVSQPLPWQVHSVSHSRRSSKADEFDGYRRNSMGVYRKYSNASNGTCSTEPTLPPLSPVEVKAAATIQTHFRKFQQKKQKNGK